In Oryza sativa Japonica Group chromosome 11, ASM3414082v1, the following are encoded in one genomic region:
- the LOC136354201 gene encoding uncharacterized protein, translating to MAERNWMYNGWHYGSAPSDEWIEKTNMFLDRAFSIPDLLQDGSIKFPCGRCRNYMRHTRDIIEAHLCKFGFKENYETWTAHGEEHIRNNEPVSPLAHEEGFDQPDRMDEMLHDIGAVQPPGIDEEPTSSASAFYRMVDGANESVHDNTMHTSLSAIARLLALKSEYNMSIAHYDDTLQLIHELLPPDSKLAEDFYHSKKLLRGLGITYIKIDVCYNDCMLYYKENEHKDKCDFYNTPRFEDGQNKVPRKVLRYLPITDRLQRLYAHEETAKAMQSHKQSTCGKLVHPCDGEAWQQFDIDFPTFGRDARNVRLAISTDGFTPFNIGAAPYSCWPVFVSPLNLPPGVLLKPEYIFLSLVISGPEHPGKKLSILMQPLVDDLFKLWEGVETWDASRKERFNMRAAFLCRPSLHLELKGSGKWHKPRAAFCIDKNDKTIIFKWFQDLKFPDGYAANIRRGVNLLRRRIFDLKSHDYHIFIERLLPVAFRGFLPENIWNVAVLLCKLEKIFPPGFFNLMQHLIVHLPREARLGGPVLARWMYPYERYIGRLRKKVRNKARVEGSIVEAYLVEENTNFLSLYFSHNCMANSSIDSTLRQISYGFPRRITTYGCYDVNGYRFRSEKYESAKSGLSTVNTGVCVSCVDDDNNVIDYFGVIEDIIKITWEGSMNLELVLFDCRWFDPTNSSVRRTENLGLVEVNHTSRLSNFEPFVLASQVTQVYYLPYPCDSRPDLKDWWVVHNVTPHGWLPPSTTNESAPPNDQPQIDTFYQEEGLEGHFVIDLGDDIEIATTYISDEITNEKDLDYLAKCNSPTQGDEELDDEEDDEEDEEEAEPEAIIYDPEDF from the exons ATGGCGGAACGTAATTGGATGTACAATGGTTGGCATTATGGTTCTGCACCCTCTGATGAGTGGATTGAAAAGACCAATATGTTTCTAGACCGTGCTTTCTCTATACCTGATTTACTTCAAGATGGAAGTATTAAATTTCCATGTGGTAGGTGTCGCAACTACATGAGGCATACAAGGGATATTATAGAGGCACACTTGTGTAAATTTGGCTTTAAGGAAAACTATGAGACATGGACAGCCCATGGGGAAGAACATATTAGGAATAATGAACCAGTGTCTCCCTTGGCCCATGAGGAGGGGTTTGATCAACCTGATCGCATGGATGAGATGTTACATGATATAGGGGCTGTCCAACCACCAGGAATTGATGAAGAGCCAACTTCTTCTGCTAGTGCTTTCTATAGAATGGTGGATGGGGCTAATGAGTCAGTCCATGACAACACAATGCACACTAGCTTATCTGCTATTGCTCGTTTGCTAGCTTTAAAGTCAGAGTACAATATGTCAATCGCACATTATGATGATACTTTGCAACTGATCCATGAACTTCTTCCACCTGATTCTAAGTTGGCAGAGGATTTTTACCATTCTAAGAAACTATTGCGGGGCCTAGGTATAACATATATTAAAATTGATGTTTGCTATAATGACTGCATGTTATACTACAAAGAAAATGAGCATAAAGATAAGTGTGACTTTTATAACACCCCCCGATTTGAGGATGGACAGAATAAGGTCCCACGCAAAGTTTTGCGTTATCTTCCCATCACTGATAGGCTGCAAAGGCTTTATGCACATGAGGAGACCGCAAAGGCTATGCAATCACATAAACAGTCCACATGTGGTAAGCTAGTGCACCCTTGTGATGGTGAAGCATGGCAACAATTTGACATAGATTTTCCAACCTTTGGTAGAGATGCAAGAAATGTGCGACTTGCTATTTCAACTGATGGTTTCACACCTTTCAATATTGGTGCTGCTCCTTATTCTTGTTGGCCAGTCTTTGTTTCTCCACTAAATTTGCCCCCTGGAGTACTGTTGAAACCAGAATATATATTCCTTTCACTAGTTATATCTGGTCCTGAACATCCAGGAAAGAAGCTATCTATTCTTATGCAACCATTAGTTGATGATCTTTTCAAGTTATGGGAGGGGGTTGAAACATGGGATGCTTCGCGCAAGGAAAGATTTAACATGAGGGCAGCCTTTTTGTG CCGCCCCTCATTACACTTGGAATTGAAGGGCAGTGGCAAGTGGCACAAGCCGAGGGCAGCATTTTGCATTGATAAGAATGACAAGACTATTATATTCAAATGGTTTCAAGATCTGAAGTTCCCTGATGGGTATGCAGCCAATATTAGAAGAGGGGTCAACCTACTGAGAAGGAGGATATTTGATCTAAAAAGCCATGACTACCACATTTTTATTGAGCGATTACTTCCGGTAGCTTTTCGTGGATTCCTTCCAGAAAATATATGG AATGTTGCTGTTCTTTTATGCAAATTAGAGAAGATATTCCCACCAGGGTTTTTCAATCTAATGCAACATCTAATTGTACATCTTCCCCGTGAAGCTCGTCTTGGTGGTCCTGTTCTAGCCCGTTGGATGTATCCATATGAGAG GTACATTGGGAGACTTAGAAAAAAGGTTAGAAATAAAGCTCGTGTTGAGGGATCCATTGTTGAAGCTTATCTAGTGGAGGAAAACACAAATTTCCTCTCACTTTATTTCAGTCACAAT TGCATGGCAAATTCTAGTATTGATAGCACCTTGCGGCAAATTTCTTATGGTTTTCCTAGAAGAATAACCACTTATGGATGCTATGATGTGAATGGATATAGATTTCGTTCAGAGAAGTATGAGAGTGCAAAATCAGGATTAAGTACTGTCAATACTGGTGTTTGTGTGTCTTGCGTTGACGATGATAACAATGTTATTGACTACTTTGGTGTCATCGAGGACATCATCAAAATTACTTGGGAGGGCAGCATGAACCTAGAGTTGGTTTTATTTGATTGCCGCTGGTTTGATCCAACAAATTCTAGTGTTAGGCGAACTGAAAATTTGGGATTGGTTGAAGTTAACCACACATCTAGGCTTTCAAACTTTGAACCATTTGTGCTGGCAAGTCAAGTTACTCAAGTTTATTACTTGCCTTACCCATGTGATTCCAGACCAGATTTAAAAGATTGGTGGGTTGTACATAATGTTACCCCTCATGGTTGGCTTCCTCCTAGTACCACGAATGAGTCTGCTCCTCCTAATGATCAGCCACAAATTGACACATTCTATCAAGAAGAAGGATTGGAAGGTCATTTTGTTATTGATTTAGGGGATGACATTGAAATAGCAACCACTTACATATCTGATGAGATAACTAATGAGAAAGATTTGGACTATCTTGCCAAATGTAACTCTCCAACACAAGGAGATGAAGAGCTggatgatgaggaagatgatgaagaagatgaagaagaagctGAACCTGAAGCCATCATTTATGATCCTGAAGATTTCTGA